From the genome of Setaria viridis chromosome 1, Setaria_viridis_v4.0, whole genome shotgun sequence:
taaaatACGTAACTGTagtatttcatttgtatttgtgaattattgtccaaacattaactaattaggcttaaaagattcatctcgcaaagtacaacaaaactgtacaattagtttttaatttcgtctacatttagtactccatgcatgtaccgcaagtttgatgtgatggaaaatctttttttgcatagtgtcaaagttaggaaAAAGGGACTAACCAGAGTTTTGCCGTCGTCAGTGCAGTTATCACACAGTCCTCGACTGCGGGTTCCGTGTGCCAACCAGTTCCGACAGAACGGCGAGCCCGGCGTAAATGTGGCAGCAATACCGGCGCACATCATGGCGGACATGCAGAAGCGGCTGCCGCGCTGACCGGGGCAAAATACGGAGAGCACGCCGGGGCCGGCTTTCCGTGTTTGCTGCTGAAGACCGTCAAGGATGTGGACGCACCACGCCGGCTGTGGGATCCACTATACGTCGTCAACAACGAGTATAAGAAGCGAAGTTTCCGGTAAAAGCTTCCGTGGCCGGAAAAAGTTTGGTGGGTACGGCGACGTGATGGGCGCACCACCAACCGAGCTTCCCAGAAACTATTCAATTCTGTGCGGGGCATCCTATAAGGCTATAAAGAGTCTTCAATTGTGGATGCACCTTCAACTCGCAGCCGGCCGGCAGCCTTCCAGTTGCCTGAGTCTCCAAATCCATCGCATCGCGCGGGAAGCCGTGTATTCGATTCCATTTCCATCAGCCTTCGCCGGCTTCGTCATCAATCGTAGAACTTCATACTCCATTTCCAGTTCTAGGTGAGATCATCGGCATCATGGCCACACTCCAATCACCTATGATCAGGAAGCAGAAGGATCAAGCCGATCAGGAGGCGAACGTTGCCAAAGACAACGATGCGGGCAACAATGCCGCCGGGACCTTCTCCTGGCTGACGCTCCTCGGGTTCCTCTTCCTCACATTTAACTCACTCATGGCTGTCGTTCGGTCCCAAGGGGACAGGATGGCCATCGCCTTCGTCATTTTCTCCTACGCCGATCTAGTGGCACTCTTCGTCTGCGTGATGGTATACGAGCGCGCCGGTGCTGGCTCGTCAAAGAGGGAGTGGCTCAAGGTCGCCATCTGGATATTAACAACTCTACTGACGCTCGCCTTCTCCTATAAGGTTGCGGTCGTCATGCCCCCGCCGGTAGCAGTTCTGGTATGGCTGATGGCCTTCGCGACCATTGCTGGAGGCTTCGTCGCCTTCTTCATTTACAAAGAGAAGAAGTGAGGCAACAGTGTGGGGGTGACTCGGGCGGCCACCAAAATGTTAGGCACAACTTTTACATTGGAATGAGTTGTATGGGTCTGTCCCAGCTACGCACAAGGGAGTAATACAAAGAGGAATGTATAGCATTATGGTTGAGGGCATCGATCAAATATTCAGACAGACACATAGGAGATGTATGTTTCATTTCAGTGTTGATTGCTATTGCACTTATGACTACAATGCTGGCAACTGGCATCCAAAATATGTTCGATGAAATGACTAAGTGAATTCATGGACTAGAGGTCATCTAATCGGATCCTCGAGGTCATCATTTATCGGGGTTTCTATCTCATCGCGAAGAAGGTATGCCATCATGTTGTATGATCCAAGTTGGGATGGTGAAGGTCTATGTGTACGAGAGACTAGATCACATGGAGCCTCGAGTTGTTTTCCAATCAAATCATGATGCTACTGAAGCTTTTAGACAATTACATGGACGTAATATATACAACGGATACACTGGATCCTGAATGGATGTTGGTCTACCTATCCCTACGATAGCTGCGCACCAGTACTGCTTACCATGTCAAATAGCTGTAGCATTTCGCGAATCTTGAAACTAATTTGGATGGATCAGACCGCGGTCACAGTTCACTGGAACACTGGATCAACAACCAGATCCGCTAATACTCGTCGGCTAGGTCCTCTGATCGTCGGTGGGGTCTATCGTTCAGGTTTTTTTGCCCAATTTCAGCACGCATCTGGCTCAAATTACTTGCAGGACTTCCAAAGGTGCGGTCTGCGGCGAAACAAATCGACCGGGAAGAGTTGCAGAGGATCATCGCGCAGGTCGCCACTCAGAACAAACTGGACGGGATTGGCCGCATCTCTCAAATTAGCCCAGCTTGCTCGAGCAAGAAGAAGCTGATCGAGCTGAGCACCGCAGCCATGGCATGCAGCTTCATGGTCAGTTGGTCACCACCACACGGCCACCGACCCACGGTGGCGCGTCGGAAATGGCCGACGGGCAGAGCGCAGCGGGCAAACAGACCGTTGGTAGCAAGCTTCCCAACGacgatcaccatggtgaatctggGATGGTGCTCTCTTAGCTTGTTCTTCGAGAGTATCGCTGCGTACGTCTTGAGGGATTGATCCGTTCGTCCGCCGGAGCTCCAACCCCAAGTAACGCCGAATCAATCCGTTCCCATTTGACTCAAGCTCGTGGCGACCACTCGAGGAAGGATAGGTTAAAATTAACGTTGATGGAAGCTATGCTGAAACTACGGGCTAAGCCTCTTCAGGAATCATCATTCGGGATTATAATGGACATGTCCTCCTCTCTACATGTCTTGTATATACATCTATAGGCCTACCAATAGGTTTGGACAGTTCCAAATATAAGGCTGAACACCGAGGCGCATCTGATATAGATATCATGgtgcaggacggtgtagtctacatggaaagatagtaACTAATCGATGATTATGAAAGTACTCGCTGTAATAAGAGTAGGACTTCTCTAGTTATATCCgattagtattcttgtaaaccaaccaacctgtaacaCTACCCCAGTGTATATAAGACATGGTAGGGACCCCTTCCAAAGCAatccaatacaaccaacacaaaggacgtagggtattatgctattcagTGGCCCGAACTTATCTAAATCGTGTGActgcgtttaccttcaagttcctgatctcgacgagccctaccaaccaaaacactaccttgggcacccccctcgataggttgctgggtctaaacactgatAGCTGGCGCGCCGGTTAGGGAATCTCACCGAGAATCCGCTGGCAAacttgatggcacaagtcatcatcaagccaatcgtcacGTTCGAAAAAGGCGCGACATTCATCTTctgctcctgggtttgcatcgcagacggtgcCGGAAGCTTCCGCCGCCACATTGCGccggtgtggcggatccacttcggatttgcttgactAATCATGATTAAGCCggctgatatgcgacactcatgccttaaccaagtaaacacgaagtgccgtcagatttcatccgatttaaccacttgaacaggaccgaatagcaaacccaggcggttccagagaatacaacaagtccactgagttaacaaattaaccatttagtttggccataaaacaacatcagagtttacaaggttcagaagaaaaacaacagaaggtaaaacaacaagcggaagctacttcgtcggggtcggacatccctggtgaggccaaccgggacatcagtgatccctctcctcgccgtctgaggagggatcccactcaaccgtccaacccggagggagttggggcggccaagtgccagagaaggctcagaggcagcaacttcacctgaaaaaaagagccacaacaaggctgagctactaagctcaacaagacttaactgacagggagtacgctactccaccacttctagacatgcaaggccttttggctgaggggtttgtttgccaaaagctctaggtgtatccctactttcaagttttagctccggttctgagttcattatccggtctaagtttgcaacctattctaagcaaccatagaaccaaccaaaggtatatatatatcatcacaaaccatgtcatcatcagattcctttcttactcagggtgacatagcgatcgagtaatctcaaactgtgagaggcagacgaatcgattcgagtttctcaaccatgcatggcgaatctaatctcacgacatccgcgcaccacaagggtcgcttcctgtgtcggccgtccccatcaattcccaggcgcgtgtcaggtccaaacttcccttggcatgcaatgctccatagtcccagtctctaccgtactgtgactgcacttgcacccacatgatgcaccatgggaatctcgttccagggacagcaggggtataagccacgccctagttcaatcaggtactaggcttccccatcccatactaggtatgagattagtactttcaaacacttgatcacgaacaccaccactgtcgggccttagcaagtttcatagacagacggggcgatcagccaaccaccaaagagttacccaaaacccttgccccgtccatcgtccttatagttgtaacagaagaggaatcaaccaactcctacaactcgcgagtgacaggaaatcactcggcttttactgtttcctatttaagcaaagcatctactcggtccaatagctagtgatcagatcaagggatctaagtcatgcatctatggttccaaacaactcctatacgtaaatgcacaagcatgttaaagaaggcatgcgca
Proteins encoded in this window:
- the LOC117833511 gene encoding uncharacterized protein, coding for MATLQSPMIRKQKDQADQEANVAKDNDAGNNAAGTFSWLTLLGFLFLTFNSLMAVVRSQGDRMAIAFVIFSYADLVALFVCVMVYERAGAGSSKREWLKVAIWILTTLLTLAFSYKVAVVMPPPVAVLVWLMAFATIAGGFVAFFIYKEKK